The Campylobacter sp. genome contains the following window.
TTGTGCCATATTCGCCTTTTATCGTTCACTATTGCCGTTATATTTAAATTTTTGATCGAACCATATATCAAATACTCCCGACTGCCAGCATAATGATAAGACGGCATCGCCCACGATAGTTTAAATTCGTGCAAATTTGTAGTTTCAGCTATGCAATCGGATTGGAAACAAACTCGTAGCCCTCTTGCAACATTTTTTGTTGCGTCAAAACAAAAGGCTTATCCGCCTTTATAAAATGCGCGTAACAGATGCAAGTTTGCAATTTGTCCCTACAATGATAAGGAATGGCTTTTTTGCGATAAATGAGCAAAGTTTCTCCCTTCGTATTTGTTAAGGCTTCAAATTTAGCCAAATCTCGATCTTTTACGTATGGAAATTTAGATAATGGCGAAATTTGAATAGCCAAATATATATACGCTATCAATAAGAAAAACAATATAGCAATTACAAGCATGGCGATCTTGATGACTTTCCACAATATTTTTAATATTTTTATTGTTTGCATTACAATTTAACTTCCCCTCTATTTTATAAATTTGCTGCGGTATTTATAAACCGCGCCGCCGATCTTAGCGGCCTTGAAATTTCATCGTACGAGCTTGCTTCTAAGGTCGTAATACGGATAATCCATCGCCGCAGCGGCGGTCTCGCGCGCAGAGGCGCCCGCGAATTTTTCGATCACGCAAAGTCCAAGCTCTATAGAGCTGCTCACGCCGCCTGCAGTGATGATCTCGCCTCCTGCGGGCAGGCTTTCGCGTACGAGCCGCTCGTGCACCACGTCCGCGCAGTAAGGCGCCAGCAGATCGTAGCAAAACGGGTGCGTGGTCGCGCGCCTACCTCGCAAAAACCCCGCCGCGCCCAGAAGCAGCGAACCGGTGCAAACGCTAAACTTATACTTCGCATCGCGCGCGGTCGCGAGCCACGAGATAAAGCCTGCATCGTCTTTAAGGCGGCGCGTCGCCGTACCGCCGGGCACAAAAACCGCATCAAAGCCGCCTAGATCCGTCGTGATCTCGCCCGCATCGATCGTAAGGCCGCCGCTGTCCGAAACCTGCCGCTCGCGCGAGCAAAACCTCATCTCAAGCTGCGGGCGGACGGCTTTGAGCCTTAGCATACAATCGTAAAATCCCACAAAATCGAGGTGCGTCTGTCCGCTGAACATCACAAGCGCTAGGTTTTTCATGATCCGTCCTTTAAAATTTATCGCTCGCCCAAGCTTTCGGTTTGCCGCCGCTGCAATTCTCGGCGCCGTAAACCGCAAAATGCGCGGCGGCTAAAATTTTATACCGCAGGCCGCTAAAACTCGCTCAAACGAATTTTAAATTTTACCCGCATTGAAACTTGCAGAAATTTTACCGCATACCGGCGGAATTTTAAAATTTAAAAGCGGTTTAAATTTTGCGCGCCTTTTATTCCGCTTTACTCAGACTTGCAAAAGCTCGCACGCCCGCATAGTGCAGCCTTTTTGCAACATTCTCAAATTCTAAATTCCAAATCCCCTCGTCGTATTTCCATTCAAACGGCGTTTTGTAATTCGTCCAAATTTCATACGCGCGTTCGTTTAGCCGCTCAATCAACGCAGAAATCCCTAAATCGCCGCCCGCTATCTCCATCATCAAATGCCAGTTGTCCAAATCGGCGGGATCTTCGGTGTGGATGGATTTTTCGCGCGGAAGATAATACACAAAATCGGCAGTATCGAAGGGAAATAAAGTATGGCACAGCGCAATGCCGTAAATATCTTGAGCAAATACTGTCGGAAGCTGCTCGTCCGAATAGCCGAAAGTCGAAACGTATAAAAAGCTGCGCAAAATGCCCGCTAAATTTCTGCAAACGGGCGCGAAGGCGTATCTCGATACTTGCTGCGTTAAGGCGCCGTTTCGAATAAAACTTATGGCGCTATCGATCTCTTTTCTTCTTGCTTGCACGTATTTTATCTTTTTAAATCGCCAAGCTTGCATCAGCTCCAAAGAACCGTCGATGGCTCGCAGATGCTTGTCTCTTTTTTCATCCGCCGTACCGCTTAGCTCCGCGATCCTCGCAGCGGCCTGCCTCCAAAATGGAATCAGGGTTTTTACCCACCCCAAGTAGCTCAGATAAAGCGCGTTCGGCTCCTCTTTTTCAAAAGCCGCTCTCATCTGCGTAAGTTTTATCATCGCAAGCCTCTTATATCAAAATTTTACTTCGCTCGCTACTCCTCGTCCTGCGTCTTCTCTCCGCCCGCCATGCAGCTTTGGAATATAAATTTATGCTCCTGCGGCAGCGCGTCATAAATTTTACCCGCAAGCTCGCGGATCTCCCAAAGTGCCGCCTTGCTAGAGCGCAAAGCGAGGAAGTTTTGCAAGCTGCGTGCGTTTATGCTCCAGCTAAGCTCGCTCTTGTAGCACTCTGGCAGGCAGTATTTGGCGATATCAAGGCTGATTGGGCTTTGTAAGATTATACGCAGATTTTCAAGAGCCGCGATACTTGCGTTATCGACCGCTTCGTTGCCGGTAAGCACTATGTATCGCGCGGCGTTTTCGAAATCCCCTTGCGCGAAGCTGTCCTCGCCGCGCAATTCTTTGAGAGTGTAGCGAGTGGATTTTACGCTAAGGCTTGCTAAGCGGTGGCGCGCCAGCTCCTGAAGCAGCGCGCGCGAAATACCGCTGATGTAGAAGTTGTAGTAGAGGTGTTCGAGCGTGCTTGAGTGCTTGAGCTGATTGCCTACGCGATCTATTAGCGCTAGGTCTTTGGCGCCGCCGCAATCGCCGCGCTCGAAGCTCTGCCAGCAGGTGCGGATCGCGTTTGAGCAAACCCAAAGCGGAGTGAAATTTAGAAGTTTGACTTGCATGTTTTGCCTTTGGTTTTAAAATCTTTGGATGATTTTAGCGTTTCGGGACTTAAAATTTAGCAGGGCTCGGCATTTGTATTTTAAAATTTACATTCATCAAATTTACCTTGCACCGAGATACAAGGTAAATTAGAATGAACTTAAGTGTATGAGATAAGAGAAATTTTAATATTGAAATAATATTAAAATCTTATTTTTCCTCGAGAAAAACTTTTTATCCTCTAAGCCTACGATTTTTTACTTCTGCCCTCCAGTAAAATATTTTTTACGCTCATTAAATCTATATTCTTCTAACCCCTTACTTGCATTTTCACAATTCTTGTGCATTTTGCTTCCTTCCTCTATCTTATCCCAATCGCAATTCTTTTCTACCTCTTTAGCTTCCTCTATATGCTTTTCATAATATTCTACCGTCATAACTTTTATATCATTAACTGATTCTTTGGCGTTCACGCAATTTTTATAGGAATTGCTTCCGTCTTTTAAAGTATTGAAATCACACTTCGCTAAAACCTCTTTGGCTTCGTCCAGATGCGCGTCGTAATACTCCTTGGTCTTTACCTCGGTATCGTCACCGCAACCAACTAATAAAGCAGCTAACACCCCCCCCCCAGAGGAACATTTTAGGATTTTTCATTTCATTCTCCTTGTTTGAAATTTATCGGTATTTTACTATCCGTTTACTTTAAAAATTTTGAATTACTGCCATTCTACCTGCGCGGTAAACAAATTTAACGAAGCTTTGATACCGCCCTTAAGCTACATTTCGCTAAGATTGCGGCTAAATTTTAAAAAAGGTGCAAAATGAATGATAAATTTAGCAAAATCGGCTTCATCCTCGCAGTCGCGGGCAGCGCCGTAGGGCTCGGTAATGCGTGGAAATTCCCCACTTTAGTAGGCACCAACGGCGGCAGCGCATTTATCTTGCTATATCTTTTGCTGACGCTTTTGGTTAGCTTCGTGATTTTTTTAGCCGAGATCGTCATAGGCAGGCTAAGCGAAAGTGATCCAGTGCGCGCGTTTGAAAAGCTCGCGCCCTCATACAAAGGCGCATGGAAATACGCGGGATTTTTTATGATTAGTGCGCTTTTGATCTATGCTTTTTACAGCGTCGTAATGGGCTGGATCCTAAAATACGTGGTCTCAAGCGCTTTTTATCTGCCAAAAAGTATAGATGAAAGCGGCGCAGCGTTTAAAGCGCTTTTAGGCAGCGATTTTTTAAGCGTAGCGATGTGCTTTACTATAACGTCGGCATTTTGCTTTTTCATCGTATCTAAAGGTGTCAAAAGCGGCATCGAGCGACTTAATGTCTGGATGATGCCTGCGCTATTTATTTTGCTGGTTTTGATGCTAATTTACGCCGCGAGTTTCGATGGATTCGGACGTAGCGCAAAATTCTTGCTAGTGCCAGATTTTTCCAAGCTTAATAAGGATAGTGTTCTTTCGGCGCTAGGACTTGCGTTTTTTACGCTTTCGCTTGGCGTTACTACGATTATAACCTATGCTGCAAGCCTGCCTGCGCGCACCAATATCCTAACCTCAAGCATAAATATCGTCTGCATTAATGTCCTAATCGGCGTGATGATGGGACTTATCGTCTTTACTTTCATCTTTGAATTCGGCGGCGATCCCAAAGCGCAAGGTCCTGGGCTAGTGTTTGTCTCGCTGGTGGTGCTTTTTTCAAAGCTCGGTGCGATCGGAAACATCCTAGCCTTTTTATTTTTTACCTCGCTGTTATTCGCGGCGATTACTTCTGCAATTTCGATGCTGGAGCCTGCGATTTATTATCTCGTAAACTCCCGCAAGCTAAGCCGCAAGCGCGCTTCACTTTTAGTTTTTGCCGTGACGTATGTTTTAGGGATATGCTGCATTTTGGGTTATTACGGGGGTACGAGCGAATATTTTAGCCTAGGTGGCAAGAGCTTTTTTGACGTGCTTGATTACCTGACCTCGAATATCTTAATGCCTCTTAGCGGCATAATCGTGGCGTTTTTCGTAGGGTTCGTGATAAAAAAACGAGCCGTCGAAATTCTACTGCGCCCATATATGGGACGAATGGGCTTTAAGCTGTGGTATTTCGTGCTACTGCGCTTCGTGGCGCCAGTCGCGATCGTAGTGATAGCGCTCAATCAGCTAAAAATTTTAAATTTTTAAATTTTGCAAAGCTGATGGACAACATGGATTTAAAATTTGGCGCTGAAGCAGCCTAAAAACGACGCGCCAAATTTCATAGCGAGTCTCGCGGCAATCCGTGAGCGGCCATGGCGGCTGTCAAAAATCGCGCCTGGAATTTGATGGCTAGATAAGAGCATGCGGCAACCGCAATCAGCCTTCGGCGTGACTGCGCTAATCCGCGCGGCAACCTGCGCAAGACCGCGGCAAAGACGCCTTAGCGCAGCCGCGTCTGATCACGCTGCGGAATTTTAAAATTCTAAACCTAGACGGTCGGTGCGTAGCCGCCGCGATAGTTTATGACGTGGTCTATGCAATCTGCCGCAGAAGTGGCGCGTAAAATTTTGTGGTGACCCGCGCGACATCGCGCTTGGAATTTTAAAATTTAGCGCTAAAGCGACGCGCAAGCCCGCGATCCGTCTAATAGACGACCGATCCGTCAGAACAGCGCAGGGATCACATATTGCGGCTTGAAATTTTAAAATTTTACGCTCTGACGGCTCGGAGCGATAGGCAAAATTCCATAGCGAGCCTCACGGCGATCCGTGAGCGGCCATGGCGGCTGTCAAAAATCGCGCTTGGAATTTTACGTCTAGATAGGAGCATGCGGCGACCGCAATCAGCCTTCGGCGTGACCGCGCTAACCTGCGCGGCAACCTGCGCAAGACCGCGGCAAAGACGCCTTAGCGCAGCCGCGTCTGATCACGCTATGGAATTTTAAAATTCCGTAGCTTTAAAATTTAAAAAATCGGAGCGAAAATGAACGATAAATTTAGCAAAATCGGCTTCATACTTGCCGTCGCAGGCGGCGCGGTGGGGCTTGGCAACGCATGGAAATTCCCCACCCTCGTGGGTCAAAACGGCGGCAGCGCCTTCGTGCTTTTATACCTCGCGCTCACGCTGGGCGTGGGCTTTAGCATATTTCTAGCCGAGATGGCACTAGGCAGGCTAAGTGGGCGGGATCTGCCGAGCGCGTACGAGACGCTGGCGCCGCGCTGCGGGCGTAAATGGCGCGCGGGAGGCGTTTTCATCGCGGGCGGCATGCTGGTGCTGTCCTTTTACCTCGTCATCCTCGGCTGGGTGATCCGCTACATATTTTTGGGCTTTTCTCCGCTGCCTGCAACCGCCGAGGAAGCGGGCGCCGTATTTGACGATCTCATCTCGCATTCGCTAGCCACGAGCCTCGGCTTTTACGCACTTGCGCTCGTGCTGACGCTATCCGTCGTCGCGCGCGGCATCAAAAGCGGTATCGAGCGGCTCAACGTCGTGATGATGCCGCTGCTTTTCGTGCTGCTGCTCGCGATGCTTGCGTATGCGTGCACGATGCAGGGCTTCGGCGCGGCGGCGAAATTTCTTTTTTACCCCGACTTCGGCAAAATCACCGTTAACTCCGTCCTCTCCGCGCTCGGGCTCGCGCTCTTTACCCTGTGCGTGGGCGTCGGCTGTATCGCGGCATACGCAGCGTCTCTTAGCGAGGGAGTGCGGCTCGTGCGAAGCTCGGTAAACATCGTATTTATCAACATCGCGATCGGGCTGATGATGGGGCTCATCGTCTTTACCTTCATCTTCGAATTCCGCGCCGATCCCGCGCAGGGTGCGGGGCTTGTGTTCGTATCGCTCACTACGATGTTTGCAAAAATGGGGCTAGCGGGGCAGGTGCTTGAAGTCGCGTTTTTCGTCTCGCTCTTTTTCGCAGGGATCACGAGCGCTGTTTCTATGATCGAGCCTTTCGTCTTCTATCTCATCGGCAGGTTTAAAATTTCGCGCCTGCGCGCAGTTTGCATCTCGGGGTGCGTCATAGCGGTGCTAGGCGCATGCTCGCTGCTATCAATGCACGCGGATTATGCGAGCAGGTTTAAGCTTTTCGGCGCGAGCTTTTTTGACTGCTTGGACTTCGTAAGCTCAAACGTCATGCTGCCCCTCGGCGCGCTAACCTCGGCGATCTTCGTGGGCTTTGTGATGGATGCACAGCGTCTGCGCGGGCTTTTCGGCGCCGATATGGGCGAGCTCGGATTTAAAATTTGGTACTTTTCGCTGCGCTTCGTAGCGCCCGTCGCGATCGTGATCATAATGGCAAATCTGCTGTTTTTCGGCGGGAAGTAGGAAGCGAACGGAATAGATAGGAGCGAGCGAAATTTCACGCGATAAATCATGCGGCAGATTTGCGCGGCGAAGCGGCACGCGGGGATCGCGAGCTAATTTGCGACGTTTAGGCGGCTCGGCTCAATCGCGTGCTACGATCCGCAAAGCGCCGGAGCAAAGGGCTTTGCGCAATGAAATTTCATGCGGTAAATCTTGCACAGTAAAATTAAAGCGTAAAATTTTACGCCTCGTTTCGTAACAAAAAGAGCCCAAACGCGCCTCTAGATTTAAAATTTACGCGTTGAAATTTCGCAATCCTCTCGGCAAAGCTTAAAAGCATTAAAATTTTACTACCTGCCAGCATAACGAGCGCCGAAATGCGCCGTAGAAGCAGCGGGCTTACTTTGAAGATGCGACGAAGATTTTGCGGGTGCGGCCTAAACGGCTAGCGGCGCGCAGTTGGGCCGAATGAACCCGTTTTAAAGCCGCACGGTTTAGCTATGCCTAGCGCGCTAGCATTTGCCTGCTTTTTTAAGCAGAGCGTTGCAGTTACCGCCTTTGCCGCTTCCCGTACTACCCGCTGCTCCGACGATTTTCGTGCAAAGCACGTCAGAATCAACTACTATAACGGATGAAAAATAGCAACGATACAAATCCCCGTTTTTGCTCCTGACCTTATAATGTACTGAGTCAATCTCACTTTTTACTGAATCAGGCACAACCGTTAGATTTGATTTATCTATACCAGTTGCCATTTCAGCGCGATCTAAGAGTGTCGCTTCACTAGTCATCGGCTTTTTTATAAAACCACAACCACCTAAGACGGAAGCGGCTGCAAAAGACACAGCTAAAGTAAAAAGGCTTTTTGAAACCAGATATTTCATCGTTTTTCCTTTTAATTAAAATATAGATAAATTATAACGCCGTCCCAATTTAAATCTCCTTAAAATATGGATTAAACTGCTATTTTAAAATTTTAAAACGTGGCTAGTAAAATTTAAACGTAAATAGCAAGCTTAGATGTGGGATTCATAATGTTAATCTTGTCGCAGCTGAAGTGCGCACATCTTAAAATGAGAGTTACGAGATAAGATGCGGCATCCAAACAAAAAAAGGCTACGATGCCACGATTGGATTGCGGACAAAATTTAAAATCAGAATTTTGTGAGTTATAAATTTAAAGCTAAGCTTTAGAATTTCATAGCTATTGGGATTTTAAGTGAAAGTCTAGTGCATTACCGCAATATCAGCTCGCCACATATTTACGGAATTTTACACGTTGCAAATTACCCCTACCATCATAATTTGCGCGCCGCCCTCAAAGC
Protein-coding sequences here:
- a CDS encoding DJ-1/PfpI family protein translates to MKNLALVMFSGQTHLDFVGFYDCMLRLKAVRPQLEMRFCSRERQVSDSGGLTIDAGEITTDLGGFDAVFVPGGTATRRLKDDAGFISWLATARDAKYKFSVCTGSLLLGAAGFLRGRRATTHPFCYDLLAPYCADVVHERLVRESLPAGGEIITAGGVSSSIELGLCVIEKFAGASARETAAAAMDYPYYDLRSKLVR
- the thyX gene encoding FAD-dependent thymidylate synthase; the encoded protein is MQVKLLNFTPLWVCSNAIRTCWQSFERGDCGGAKDLALIDRVGNQLKHSSTLEHLYYNFYISGISRALLQELARHRLASLSVKSTRYTLKELRGEDSFAQGDFENAARYIVLTGNEAVDNASIAALENLRIILQSPISLDIAKYCLPECYKSELSWSINARSLQNFLALRSSKAALWEIRELAGKIYDALPQEHKFIFQSCMAGGEKTQDEE
- a CDS encoding EexN family lipoprotein codes for the protein MLAALLVGCGDDTEVKTKEYYDAHLDEAKEVLAKCDFNTLKDGSNSYKNCVNAKESVNDIKVMTVEYYEKHIEEAKEVEKNCDWDKIEEGSKMHKNCENASKGLEEYRFNERKKYFTGGQK
- a CDS encoding sodium-dependent transporter, which encodes MNDKFSKIGFILAVAGSAVGLGNAWKFPTLVGTNGGSAFILLYLLLTLLVSFVIFLAEIVIGRLSESDPVRAFEKLAPSYKGAWKYAGFFMISALLIYAFYSVVMGWILKYVVSSAFYLPKSIDESGAAFKALLGSDFLSVAMCFTITSAFCFFIVSKGVKSGIERLNVWMMPALFILLVLMLIYAASFDGFGRSAKFLLVPDFSKLNKDSVLSALGLAFFTLSLGVTTIITYAASLPARTNILTSSINIVCINVLIGVMMGLIVFTFIFEFGGDPKAQGPGLVFVSLVVLFSKLGAIGNILAFLFFTSLLFAAITSAISMLEPAIYYLVNSRKLSRKRASLLVFAVTYVLGICCILGYYGGTSEYFSLGGKSFFDVLDYLTSNILMPLSGIIVAFFVGFVIKKRAVEILLRPYMGRMGFKLWYFVLLRFVAPVAIVVIALNQLKILNF
- a CDS encoding sodium-dependent transporter, which translates into the protein MNDKFSKIGFILAVAGGAVGLGNAWKFPTLVGQNGGSAFVLLYLALTLGVGFSIFLAEMALGRLSGRDLPSAYETLAPRCGRKWRAGGVFIAGGMLVLSFYLVILGWVIRYIFLGFSPLPATAEEAGAVFDDLISHSLATSLGFYALALVLTLSVVARGIKSGIERLNVVMMPLLFVLLLAMLAYACTMQGFGAAAKFLFYPDFGKITVNSVLSALGLALFTLCVGVGCIAAYAASLSEGVRLVRSSVNIVFINIAIGLMMGLIVFTFIFEFRADPAQGAGLVFVSLTTMFAKMGLAGQVLEVAFFVSLFFAGITSAVSMIEPFVFYLIGRFKISRLRAVCISGCVIAVLGACSLLSMHADYASRFKLFGASFFDCLDFVSSNVMLPLGALTSAIFVGFVMDAQRLRGLFGADMGELGFKIWYFSLRFVAPVAIVIIMANLLFFGGK